From one Trifolium pratense cultivar HEN17-A07 linkage group LG1, ARS_RC_1.1, whole genome shotgun sequence genomic stretch:
- the LOC123881999 gene encoding nucleobase-ascorbate transporter 4, with protein sequence MAAGEGGGGGGGGKVDEFQPHPVKEQLPGVDYCIRSSPSWPEAIFLGFQHYLVMLGTIVIISTLLVPLMGGGNVEKAQMIQTMLLVAGIKTLLQTLVGTRLPVVIGPSFAFLIPAISVAFSTRMSTFLNPNQRFKQSIRAVQGALIIASFVQAMIGFFGFWSIFTRFLSPLSAVPLVTLTGLGLFVLWFPRLADCVEIGLPALVILVILSQYIPQKMKSRGFDRVAIVVTIGIAWTFAEILTAAGAYNKRPPMTQINCRTDRSGLITAASWIKVPYPLQWGSPTFNAGDIFAMIAASLVAIVESTGTFIAASRFGSATPVPPSVLSRGVGWLGVGTFLDGLFGAATGSAASVQNAGLLGLTRVGSRRVIQISAGFMFFFSIFGKFGAVIAAIPLPIIAAVYCVLFAYVASAGLGFLQFCNLNSYRSMFIVGFSLFLGLSIPQYFNQTIVLSGHGPVQTGSTSFNNIVQVIFSSPATVAIIVAYFLDATMSPAHASTRRDSGRHWWEKFRSYNQDIRSDEFYALPMRLNRFFPSH encoded by the exons aTGGCAGCCGGtgaaggtggtggtggtggaggaggtggAAAGGTTGATGAGTTTCAACCTCATCCTGTCAAGGAACAACTTCCTGGTGTTGATTACTGCATTAGAAGCTCACCTTCATGGC CTGAAGCGATTTTTCTTGGGTTTCAACACTACCTTGTCATGCTTGGAACCATTGTGATTATTTCAACCTTACTTGTTCCTTTGATGGGTGGTGGAAAT GTGGAAAAAGCTCAAATGATCCAGACAATGCTTTTGGTTGCTGGAATCAAAACATTGTTGCAAACTTTGGTTGGAACTAGACTTCCTGTGGTTATAGGACCTTCCTTTGCTTTCCTTATACCAGCTATTTCTGTTGCTTTCTCAACTAGAATGAGCACATTCCTTAATCCTAATCAG AGGTTCAAGCAATCCATCAGAGCTGTACAAGGTGCTTTGATAATTGCTTCTTTTGTTCAAGCCATGATTGGATTTTTTGGGTTCTGGAGTATTTTTACAAG GTTTCTAAGCCCTCTAAGTGCCGTTCCACTTGTTACTCTTACTGGCTTAGGACTCTTTGTATTATGGTTTCCAAGA TTGGCTGATTGTGTTGAAATTGGTCTCCCTGCATTGGTCATTCTGGTCATCCTGTCCCAA TACATTCCACAAAAGATGAAATCAAGAGGTTTCGATCGAGTTGCAATAGTAGTCACAATTGGAATTGCATGGACATTTGCTGAAATTTTGACTGCAGCTGGTGCATATAACAAAAGACCACCAATGACTCAAATCAACTGCCGTACTGACCGATCTGGGTTGATTACCGCCGCTTCTTG GATAAAAGTTCCATATCCATTGCAATGGGGAAGTCCTACTTTCAATGCTGGTGATATATTTGCAATGATTGCTGCTTCTCTTGTTGCTATTGTAGAG TCAACCGGAACATTCATTGCGGCATCGAGGTTTGGCAGTGCAACACCAGTTCCACCTTCTGTGCTTAGCCGCGGCGTTGGCTGGCTG GGTGTAGGCACTTTTCTGGATGGCCTTTTTGGCGCAGCTACTGGATCTGCTGCATCAGT CCAAAATGCAGGACTGTTGGGTCTAACACGCGTTGGGAGTCGAAGAGTCATTCAAATATCAGCTGGATTCATGTTTTTCTTCTCTATATTTG GCAAATTTGGAGCAGTGATTGCTGCAATACCATTGCCAATAATAGCAGCTGTATATTGCGTCCTCTTTGCTTATGTCG CATCGGCCGGACTTGGTTTTCTTCAATTTTGCAATCTTAACAGCTACAGATCGATGTTCATCGTTGGCTTTTCTCTCTTTCTCGGTCTATCCATTCCACAATATTTCAACCAGACTATCGTTCTATCTGGACACGGCCCTGTTCAAACTGGCTCCACCTCG TTCAACAATATAGTGCAAGTAATTTTCTCATCTCCAGCTACTGTGGCGATTATAGTTGCTTACTTCTTGGATGCCACAATGAGTCCTGCACATGCCTCAACTCGCCGAGATAGTGGGAGACACTGGTGGGAAAAATTCAGGAGCTACAATCAGGATATCAGAAGTGATGAGTTCTATGCATTGCCTATGAGACTTAACAGATTTTTCCCTTCACACTGA
- the LOC123882006 gene encoding protein SOB FIVE-LIKE 5-like isoform X1 encodes MSAYDSECSSGCESGWTLYLEHSYGDTRYIGGTEGYYGKHKDKRVTNEYSEGVEDLSMVSDASSGPPHLPYDDDAYFNEKHNVVKQNKSGSKKQKVRENKQHLVQDQQNLPSFLHDTASSHVFDFSTNNVGGTNQQNYTGNMVDYSQGFSASNYFEGKSSYQDEQFGFLQPSISQNELQDNNRWYGGKLKRWE; translated from the exons ATGAGTGCATATGATTCTGAATGTAGTAGTGGATGTGAGTCAGGTTGGACTCTATACCTTGAACATTCTTATGGAGACACTAGATACATAGGTGGAACTGAAGGGTATTATGGGAAACACAAAGACAAAAGAGTCACAAATGAATACTCTGAAGGAGTAGAAGATTTATCTATGGTTTCTGATGCTTCTTCTGGTCCTCCACATCTTCCTTATGATGATGATGCTTATTTCAATGAAAAACACAATGTAGTGAAACAGAACAAAAGTGGttcaaagaaacaaaaagtTAGAGAAAATAAGCAACACCTTGTTCAAGATCAACAAAATCTTCCTTCTTTTCTTCATGACACAGCTAGCTCTCATGTCTTTGACTTTTCCACT aaCAATGTTGGTGGgacaaatcaacaaaattatacAGGAAATATGGTAGATTATTCACAAGGTTTTTCAGCTAGTAATTACTTTGAG GGAAAATCTTCATACCAAGATGAACAATTTGGTTTCTTACAACCTTCTATATCACAAAATGAACTTCAAGACAACAA CAGATGGTATGGAGGGAAATTAAAGAGATGGGAATGA
- the LOC123882006 gene encoding protein SOB FIVE-LIKE 5-like isoform X2, with translation MSAYDSECSSGCESGWTLYLEHSYGDTRYIGGTEGYYGKHKDKRVTNEYSEGVEDLSMVSDASSGPPHLPYDDDAYFNEKHNVVKQNKSGSKKQKVRENKQHLVQDQQNLPSFLHDTASSHVFDFSTNNVGGTNQQNYTGNMVDYSQGFSASNYFEGKSSYQDEQFGFLQPSISQNELQDNKWYGGKLKRWE, from the exons ATGAGTGCATATGATTCTGAATGTAGTAGTGGATGTGAGTCAGGTTGGACTCTATACCTTGAACATTCTTATGGAGACACTAGATACATAGGTGGAACTGAAGGGTATTATGGGAAACACAAAGACAAAAGAGTCACAAATGAATACTCTGAAGGAGTAGAAGATTTATCTATGGTTTCTGATGCTTCTTCTGGTCCTCCACATCTTCCTTATGATGATGATGCTTATTTCAATGAAAAACACAATGTAGTGAAACAGAACAAAAGTGGttcaaagaaacaaaaagtTAGAGAAAATAAGCAACACCTTGTTCAAGATCAACAAAATCTTCCTTCTTTTCTTCATGACACAGCTAGCTCTCATGTCTTTGACTTTTCCACT aaCAATGTTGGTGGgacaaatcaacaaaattatacAGGAAATATGGTAGATTATTCACAAGGTTTTTCAGCTAGTAATTACTTTGAG GGAAAATCTTCATACCAAGATGAACAATTTGGTTTCTTACAACCTTCTATATCACAAAATGAACTTCAAGACAACAA ATGGTATGGAGGGAAATTAAAGAGATGGGAATGA
- the LOC123882021 gene encoding uncharacterized protein LOC123882021 encodes MSSIGQTMLMALTVTVNKYASSNVQAVHNRKQAKPTLSSTNVGFGRRALVLSTVVAATQDPESRTLLLQKYLKKTEENKEKNDKERVDSYYKRNYKDYFEFIEGSLRAKEDGKLSEAEKGILDWLEANK; translated from the exons ATGAGTTCCATAGGACAAACCATGTTAATGGCACTAACAGTTACAGTAAACAAGTATGCATCATCAAATGTGCAAGCAGTTCATAATAGAAAACAAGCTAAACCAACCTTAAGTAGCACCAACGTTGGATTTGGAAGGAGAGCACTTGTCTTATCCACTGTTGTTGCTGCAACTCAAGACCCTGAATCAAGGACTCTGCTTCTTCaaa AATATTTGAAGAAGACAGAGGAAAACAAGGAGAAAAATGACAAAGAG AGAGTGGATAGTTATTACAAGCGTAATTACAAGGATTACTTTGAATTCATAGAAGGAAGTTTGAGAGCAAAAGAAGATGGGAAGCTTTCAGAAGCAGAAAAGGGTATTCTTGATTGGCTTGAAGCTAACAAGTGA
- the LOC123882028 gene encoding magnesium transporter MRS2-3-like, protein MMGEERVARRQIGRKGSMARTWLMMSSEGQRQMVEAGRQSIMRRTGLTARDLRNLDPMLSYPSTIVGRDKAMVLNLEQIKAIITAHEVLLLNSRDPSVIPFVDELHARILNHHCTAPTTDHPQEGQNGKDRSEIKRDSSNNVKILPFEFVVLESCLEAVISSLENEANILELEAFPALDKLTSKISTLNLERVRHIKSRLVALTSRVQRVRDQLENLLDDDGDMAELYLTDKLAQQQFEIFSAASSINNNGDDMTANQVLQQDIVDRTHPEISLEPVEDLIDGEDYENVGGEISGTQAATVYSGVPNVQELEMLLGAYFVQIGATLNKLSALAEYVEDTEDYINITLDDKQNRILQAGVQIGTASVIVNFFVVVTGIFGMNIHIDLFEAKANSAFLETVFGCTATCIILYFLAMFWYKKRRIL, encoded by the exons AGACAGTCGATAATGCGGCGGACAGGACTAACAGCTAGGGACCTTAGGAATCTTGATCCAATGTTGTCTTACCCTTCAACAATTGTGGGACGTGACAAAGCAATGGTCTTAAACTTGGAACAAATAAAGGCTATCATTACTGCTCATGAGGTTCTTTTGCTCAATTCTAGAGATCCTTCTGTTATCCCTTTTGTTGATGAACTTCATGCAAGGATTCTTAATCATCACTGTACTGCTCCTACTACTGATCATCCTCAG GAGGGTCAAAATGGGAAGGATCGAAGTGAAATAAAGAGAGATAGCAGTAACAATGTGAAGATTCTTCCATTTGAATTTGTTGTATTGGAGTCATGCCTCGAAGCTGTTATTAGTTCCTTAGAAAATGAG GCAAATATATTGGAATTGGAGGCTTTCCCAGCCTTAGATAAGCTAACATCAAAGATTAGTACTCTTAATTTAGAACGAGTTCGCCATATTAAGAGTCGATTGGTTGCCTTAACTTCTCGTGTTCAAAGG GTAAGGGATCAACTAGAAAACTTGTTGGATGATGATGGAGATATGGCTGAGCTATATCTGACAGACAAGTTGGCTCAACAGcagtttgaaattttttctgcTGCTTCATCCATCAATAATAATGGGGATGACATGACGGCGAATCAAGTTCTTCAACAAGATATAGTTGACAG GACTCATCCTGAAATATCATTGGAACCAGTAGAAGATTTAATTGATGGTGAAGATTATGAAAATGTTGGTGGTGAAATCTCTGGAACCCAAGCTGCTACTGTCTATAGTGGTGTACCAAATGTTCAGGAACTTGAGATGCTTTTAGGAGCATACTTTGTCCAAATTGGAGCCACATTGAACAAATTATCTGCG CTAGCTGAATATGTCGAGGACACGGAGGACTACATAAACATTACATTGGATGACAAACAGAACCGTATTCTACAAGCAGGAGTTCAGATAGGCACAGCAAGTGTGATTGTGAATTTCTTTGTTGTTGTGACAGGTATTTTTGGAATGAATATTCACATTGACCTATTTGAAGCTAAAGCGAATTCAGCATTCTTGGAGACAGTTTTTGGATGCACTGCTACTTGCATAATCTTATACTTCCTTGCCATGTTTTGGTACAAGAAAAGGCGCATACTGTAA